A section of the Leucoraja erinacea ecotype New England chromosome 31, Leri_hhj_1, whole genome shotgun sequence genome encodes:
- the LOC129711866 gene encoding uncharacterized protein LOC129711866 codes for MEKCADPNQRRRFCPAIRLNPVKKNQMHSSVNCSRALELIRPTVFKVAIKKKYEIGPTDQYLSITSSHKSPESSQLRRGKVAWTNTTATIKGHIQPKPKPDSRRCSFRSTEPKSNAPAENRIPQITAYGIKCDLLQKTSSRGSLCQSPTLIRNVSALGGGGIVQNLDNELEMLIQQIIDDQDLIRKHKLSTNQDADDHLSRKEDIGVEASCEIDVSSRFHDLEFQESKVNARETLHLYLPSLDIQEEEDYPTAREPDAGVSQTSEESTEDMKIKGKDKNINKIQQSNRIKRSAWACQPGGELKGQMQKRPSEKKYAHPTSVTCYFVDTKTYSEAFQDRQNGLDEIQPIKHNSRNDAMLDLKIYDLEAESDDGHAVQENSQNNSNPRSKENPTPVTVVENDRERTKIHIQRNNLVFNTKKSAVTALPMARHLTIRQNY; via the exons aatcaGATGcattcttctgtaaattgttcacgTGCCTTGGAACTGATTAGGCCAACAGTCTTTAAAGTTGCCATCAAGAAAAAATATGAAATTGGACCAACTGACCAATACTTGTCTATCACTAGTTCACACAAATCTCCTGAATCCTCTCAACTGCGTAGAGGTAAAGTAGCATG GACCAATACAACTGCAACAATAAAAGGACACATTCAGCCCAAGCCTAAACCAGACAGTCGAAGATGTTCCTTCAGATCAACAGAGCCAAAAAGCAACGCACCAGCTGAGAACAGAATACCCCAAATTACAG CATATGGAATAAAGTGTGACCTTCTGCAAAAAACAAGCAGCAGAGGATCTTTATGCCAAAGCCCCACATTAATAAGGAATGTATCAGCACTTGGAGGCGGAGGAATTGTTCAGAATTTAGACAACGAACTAGAAATGCTTATTCAGCAGATTATCGATGATCAGGATCTTATAA GAAAACACAAACTAAGTACTAACCAGGATGCTGACGACCATCTTTCAAGGAAAGAGGATATTGGGGTAGAGGCATCATGTGAAATAGATGTTTCATCTAGATTTCACGATTTAGAATTTCAGGAGAGCAAAGTAAATGCTCGAGAAACACTTCATCTTTATCTGCCCAGCCTTGACATTCAAGAAGAGGAGGACTATCCAACAGCAAG GGAACCAGATGCCGGAGTTTCACAGACGTCAGAAGAATCAACTGAAGACATGAAAATTAAAGGAAAagataaaaatattaataaaattcAACAGTCAAACAGGATCAAACGTTCTGCTTGGGCATGTCAGCCTGGTGGTGAACTGAAAGGTCAAATGCAAAAGAGACCAAGTGAAAAGAAATATGCTCATCCTACTTCAGTTACTTGTTACTTTGTAGATACAAAAACATATAGTGAGGCATTTCAAGATCGCCAAAATGGATTAGATGAAATACAACCAATAAAGCACAATAGCAGAAATGATGCAATGCTTGACTTAAAGATCTACGATTTGGAAGCAGAATCAGACGATGGTCATGCTGTCCAGGAGAACTCTCAAAACAATTCAAATCCCAGGTCCAAAGAGAATCCTACTCCTGTTACTGTTGTCGAGAATGACAGAGAGAGAACAAAGATACATATTCAACGCAATAATTTGGTATTCAATACAAAAAAATCTGCTGTTACTGCCTTGCCCATGGCCAGACATCTGACCATTAGGCAAAACTACTAA